In Capsicum annuum cultivar UCD-10X-F1 chromosome 11, UCD10Xv1.1, whole genome shotgun sequence, one genomic interval encodes:
- the LOC124888798 gene encoding uncharacterized mitochondrial protein AtMg00810-like encodes MDDILLAGSDVSEMTNLKSFLDHQFKIKDLGLVHYFLGLEISSHDTRFLIHQHKYASNLLAEFSCSNYTPVASPLEPSVKLVPVVNDILPDPSIFRRLVGKLNFLQHTRPDIYFAVQHLSQFLQAPCAAHMKDDIHRFVTSYYIVLGGCPISWKSKKQPTIALFSAETEYRALCKVVAEPSCLTYFQESGVP; translated from the exons ATGGATGATATTTTGTTGGCTGGTTCTGATGTATCTGAAATGACCAACCTCAAATCCTTTCTTGATCatcaattcaagattaaggacTTGGGTTTGGTCCATTATTTCTTGGGACTAGAAATTAGTTCTCATGATACTAGATTTCTTATTCATCAACATAAGTATGCATCGAACTTGTTGGCTGAGTTCAGTTGTTCTAACTACACCCCTGTAGCTTCTCCCCTGGAACCTTCAGTCAAGTTGGTTCCTGTTGTGAATGATATTTTACCTGACCCATCTATTTTCAGGCGTCTAGTTGGGAAACTCAACTTCCTTCAACACACTAGACCTGATATATATTTTGCTGTTCAGCATCTTAGCCAGTTCTTGCAGGCTCCTTGTGCTGCTCATATGAAGGATGACATTCAt AGGTTTGTTACTAGTTATTACATTGTTCTTGGTGGTTGTCCTATCTCTTGGAAAAGTAAGAAGCAACCTACAATTGCACTTTTCTCAGCTGAAACTGAATATCGTGCTTTGTGTAAAGTGGTTGCTGAG CCTAGCTGCCTAACATATTTCCAAGAATCTGGTGTTCCATGA